A window of Thiocapsa bogorovii genomic DNA:
ATGGCCCGCTGCAGGATGTCGCGCGCCCCGCGGCGCACCAGCTCCTCCAGCGGCAGGCCCAGCTCGGCCAGCACCTCGCCCCGATCCCCTCTTGCACGGCGGGCCCCCGTACTCGTATCGTCGCTCATGGCGCACCTCTCTCGTTGCTGCTTTGGGTCTCGACAACCACATTGTCAGCAACGGTGCGCCGCCTGCTCAAGCTCTATCAGTCCCCGCTCATACACCAGAATCGAGCATAGCTCTGTCGCACGAGGACCTGGCCAGCGGGCGCTATCAGCAGGCCGAGTTCGCCGCCGACCTCTGGCAGGTGCATCTCGGCGAAGGCACGCCCGAGTACCGCGATCCGGCCGAGTTTTTCCGTCGGACCTACCTCACCGAGAGCCTGCGCGAGATGCTGATCGGCGCGCTGCGTCGGTTGATCGCCGGCGACGGCGACCCGGTGATTCAGTTGCGGACCAACTTCGGCGGCGGCAAGACCCACGCGATGCTGGCGCTCTATCACCTGGTGTCGGGCATCCTCGGGGCGGGTCTCGCCGGCGTCGATGCCCTCATGGCCGCCGCCGGGATCGACCGTCTACCGACGGCGCGGCGCGTGGTGTTGGTCGGCAACAAGATCTCGCCCGGCAACCCCTCGGTGAAACCCGACGGCACGGTGGTGCGCACCCTCTGGGGCGAGCTGGCCTGGCAACTGGGCGGCCCGGAGGCGTACGCCCGCGTCGCGGCCGACGATGCGAACGCGACCAGCCCCGGCGACGTGTTGCGCGAGCTGTTCAACGACTACGGTCCCTGTCTGATCCTGATCGACGAGTGGGTCGCCTATGCCCGCCAGCTCCATGATCAGAGCGATCTGCCGGCCGGCGGCTTCGAGACCCAGTTCAGCTTCGCCCAGGTGCTCACCGAATCGGCCAAGCTGGCGCGCAATTGTCTGCTGGTCGTCAGCTTGCCGGCCTCCGATACCTCGGGCACGGCCCATTCGCACTCGGACGATGTGGAGGTCGGCGGCACCCGCGGGCGCGAGGCGCTCGACCGGCTGCGCAATGTCGTGGGCCGGCTCGAATCCTCCTGGCGCCCGGCCACGGCGGAGGAGGGTTTCGAGATCGTGCGGCGGCGCCTGTTCCAGCCGATCTCGGACCCCGGCCACTTCAAGGACCGCGACGTGACCGCGCGGGCCTTCGCCGAGCTCTACCGCACCCAGCAGGCCGAGTTTCCGCCGGAGTGTCGCGAGACCGACTACGAGCAGCGGCTCAAGGCCGCCTATCCGATCCATCCCGAGGTCTTCGACCGGCTCTATACCGACTGGTCGACCCTGGTGAAATTCCAACGCACCCGCGGTGTGCTGCGTCTGATGGCCGCGCTCATCCACAGCCTCTGGGAGAAGGGGGATCGCAACCCCCTCATCCTGCCCGCCAACGTGGCCATCGACGACGCGCGTGTGCAGTCGGAGCTGACCCGCTATCTCTCGGACAACTGGGTCCCGGTGATCGAGAAGGACGTCGACGGGCCGAACTCCTTGCCGCTCAAGCTCGACAGCGAGCTGCCGAATCTGGGTAAGTTCTCGGCCTGCCGGCGTGTGGCGCGCGCGGTCTACATGGGCTCGGCGCCGACCACGGCGGCCGCGCACAAGGGCATCGAGGACCGCCGCGTGAAGCTCGGCTGCGTCATGCCGGGCGAGTCCCCGGCGGTGTTCGGCGACGCCCTGCGCCGCATGGCGGCCGCCGCGACCTACCTCTATCAGGACGGGCCGCACTACTGGTACTCGACCCAGCCGACCGTCACCAAGCTCGCCGAGGATCGCGCCGAGCAGCTCAAGCGCGAGCCGGACAAGGTGGCCCACGAGCTGGAGCAGCGTCTGCGCAAGGATCTGACCGACAAGGGTACCTTCACCCGCATCCATCCGATGCCGCAGACGAGCGCCGATGTCCCGGACGATCTGGATGCACGCTTGGTGGTCCTGGGCATCGCTCAGCCCTACGCCAAGACGCCCGACAGCGCCGCCGAGATCGCCGCCAAGGCGATCCTGGAGACGCGCGGCAACAGCCCGCGTCTCTATCGCAATACCCTGGTCTTCCTGGCCGCGGACAAGACCCGTCTGCAGGATCTCGACGAGGCGGCGCGCAAATACCTCGCCTGGCAGTCGATCCTCGCCGACCGGACGCACCTGGATCTGACGCCCTACCAGGTCACCCAAGCCGAGACCCAGCGTGGCGTTGCCGAGAGCACCATGCTCGCCCGCATTCCGGAGACCTATCAATGGCTGTTGGTGCCGGGCCAGTCGACGCCGCAGTCATCCGTCACCTGGGAGGCGAGCCGCTTGAGCGTGTCGGATGCGCTGGCCGTGCGCGCCAGCAAGAAGCTGCGCTCCGACGAGCTGTACCTGACCAGCTTCGGCGCCACCCGCCTGAAGATGGACCTGGACCGGATTCCTCTTTGGCGCGGCGACCATGTCGAGGTCAAGCAACTGGTCGAGGACTTCGCGCGCTATCTCTACCTGCCGCGTCTCAAAGCCGATTTTCCCCCTGCAGACCGGCCGAAAACCCTCGCCACTACTGGGCTGGCGGGCGATTTCGGATTTCACGTGGGTGGCTACATCGTGACTTGCAGGAACTCCACTATCTGCGCTTGCTCGGGTGTTGGGGTACTATTCCGATCGAACTCAGCACCGTTGACGGCCACGCGATTGCGCGTGATCTGAGACAAGCAATCAATCACCCCGCGGAATGTCCAGCGTCTGTCTTCGCCCTTGCCATCGTTGGCAAAGAGCGGCGCTAAGCGCTGCTCCATGTGCCATTGCAGGTAATAGGCCAGCATACAGAGAAAGACGTGACTGCGAATGCGCTCATCGCTCTTGTGATAAACCGGGCGAATTTCCAGCTGCACGGTCTTGAGATTGCGAAAGGCGCGCTCGACAAAGGTCAGGCTCTTATAGGCGCGCACCACGTCCAAGGTTTTCATCTGCGCTTGATCGACATCGCTGGTGATTACATAGCACCCATCGAAACGCTTTTCGTGCTCCACCTTCTCGGCGTTAATCGACCAGGTGAGGCGATGCGCGCACGATGTTTCCTGTTGCGGATCGGCCTCAATCGCCCATTGGATGAACTTGCCCATCTTGTATTTGGCCAACACCTTGCCAACGCGCGCACCGAGCTTTTCGACGGTCGCGGCGCGCTTGTAGGCGGCGATCTCACCCAGGGCCTTGGTGGTGAGATCCAGCAACCGTTGGCGCGTCTGCGACTCGCGCTGAGCGGTCTGTGGATTGCGGCACAGGCAATACCGGCGGGACGGGTCGTCAGGATCGCTGACCTCATGGATATTGCGCTCATCGAACAGATCGAGGGTGATCACCTTGTTCTTCAGCAGGGTCATCATCTCGCCATGGGTCAGGGCGCCAATGGTCTGCAAGTCCGCCTCGTCTTGCAGCGCGTTAATGTTGCTGCGGGTGACCATCCCGCGATCACCGACGAAGATGATCGTCTCGATGCCGTAGCCTTGCTTGATCTCATGCACCTTATCAACCACGGTGGTTTCGTCCTTGGTGTTGCCCGCATAGACTTCCACCCCGACCGGGCAACCTTGGTCATTGCAGATCAGCCCGACAACCACTTGCTCACGACTTTTTTTGCCATCGCGGTTATAGCCGAAGGCCACCAGTTCGCTGTCTTTGTACTCGCCTTCAAAATAGACACTGGTGATATCGTAGAGAATCACATGCCCATTGCGCAGATGACGCCCGGCCAGGGCTTTTTGGATCGCCTTCTGGCGCTGTAACAGCCGATCCATTGGCTCGTAGCAATGCGCCTCGACCTCGGGGGTCTCAGCGATTCCGCAAAGCTCCCACAGACAGGTATTGGGATGATGGTTGCATAACGCGAGCTTACTTCCGGCATAGACCAAGCGACCGACAATCATCGCCAGTGCGCCGCTGACCCAGGGTTCGGCGCGCGAGTAGAGGATGCGATGCAGACCCAGTTGCTTGGCAATGGCCAGGATGGCCTGACTGGCGCCGTATTCGCGGCTGTTGAGAATCCGGAAGGCCTGTGGGTCATCGACGGGAACCACGCGCTCACGAAAGGCCAACTGCAGGAGTTGGAGTTGCTCCAGTGAGCAGCCGGTGATGCGCCCATGCTGGGTGTGGCACATCTTGCCGTTGTCGCGAAAGGAGGTGCGCAAGATGCCCACCGGGCTTTTGCGGGTGGTTTGGATTTCCAGGTGCAAATTGCCATGCGCGGTCTGCATGGCTAATTTCTAGCCTATGAACGCTGATATCGCAAGCGCCAATATTTCACATGCATGGCGACATTTTGAAAAAACTTATCGGCGAGGAAGTCAGTAGCCACGCGGCCTAGCGGCGAAAAATGGCCAGATCTGCAGGGGTAAAGTCGGTCAAAGACCCGAGCGTGCTCCTCCACGCGATGACCGACGGGATCAATCTGCTGACCTGGGCGCAGGAGGGCTTTGCCTTCGCCGAGGGATACGATGCCGAAGCGGGTCGCTATGAGGGGCTACGCGCGGGGCAGATCGTGACCCTGGTCGACAGCGAAGCGCCGGAGGTCTTGGTCAAAACCGACGTGGCCATGCGTCAGATGGATGCCGAGCGCCCGGTCGCTCCGGAGCCGGAGCCGGGGAGGGCGCAACCGAACCCCAACGTCGTCGGTGACAAGCCGACGGTGGACCCGCCCGAGATCACACCACCGCGCGAAAAGACGCCGCCCCCGGCGGCGAAGCCGAAGCGCTTCCACGGCACCGTTCTTCTGGATGCGACCCGGGTCGGGCGCGACGCCGGCCGCATTGCCGAAGAGGTCATCGCGCATCTCGACGGGCTCGTTCATGCCAAGGTGACCGTCACCATCGAGATCGAGGCAAAGCTTCCCGACGGCGCGCCGGATCAGGTGGTGCGCACGGTGAGCGAGAATTGCCGGACGCTGAAGTTTACGAGTCAGGGGTTCGAGAAGGACTGATTGACGCGCCTGCGAAGACGGCGTCAATGCCGAGATGAAGCACACCTGGTCAAAATCCGTTCAAAACGCACGATGGCCCAGCATTGCGCTGGGCCATTTCGGATCTTTACTTCTTCAGAAGGTCGCCGAAGTTCGGGGCTTAATTATGAAGAAATAAAGGCTCGATCAACCGCCGAAGTTGGCCGCGACAAACTCCCAGTTGATCTTGTCCCAGATCGCTTCGAGGTACTTCGGACGGGCATTGCGGTAGTCGACGTAGTAGGCATGCTCCCAGACGTCGACTGTGAGCAGTGGCTTCTTGCCCTCGGTCATCGGGGTGCCGGCGTTGGAGGTGTTGTGGATCTCGATGGAGCCGTCTGCATTCTTCACCAGCCAGGTCCAGCCGGAGCCGAAGTTGGTGGCGGCGGCTTGCGAGAACTGCTTCTTGAATTCGTCGAACGAGCCGAACTTGGCGTTGATCGCATCGGACAGTGCACCGGTCGGGGCGCCGCCGCCGTTCGGGCTGAGGCAGTTCCAGTAGAAGGTGTGATTCCAGACCTGGGCCGCGTTGTTGAACAATCCGCCCGAGGATTTCATGATGATCTCTTCGAGACTCATGGTCTCGAACTCGGTGCCGGGAATCAGGTTGTTGAGGTTGTTGACATAGGTCTGGTGATGCTTGCCGTAGTGATACTCGATGGTTTCAGCCGAGATCACGGGCTCGAGCGCATTTCGTTCGTAGGGTAACGCTGGGAGTTCATGGGCCATGGTCAAGCCTCCTCGAAGGTTGGAATCTGCAAGTGTCTGCGGTCACCCGCAATGTTGGCCCGCGTTCGGGTATCTCAACCCACGGATGGGGTGCCCGAGCGAGCGATGCGAAACTTTCGGGGGACGACATGGTCGCCGGAGCATCTGTGCGCAAGAAGGCACCGAGGTTCCGGCAACATGAACGCCGTCGAGCTTGGGCTTTTCGCCAGCCGGCTCGAGTCGGTGTGCGACGAGATGGGTGCGGTGCTGCGACAGGCCGCCTTCTCGACGAACATCCGCGATCGGCTCGATTTTTCGTGCGCGGTCTTCGATCGCAACGGGAGCCTCAGCGCCCAGGCCGCCCATATCCCGGTCCACCTGGGCAGCATGGCCTACGCGATGGCGGACATCGTCGGCGCGCTCGACTGGGCCGAAGGCGACATGGTGGTCCTCAACGACCCCTTCCTCGGGGGGACCCATCTGCCTGACGTGACGCTGGTGGCTCCGCTCTTCGCGGAGGGTCGGCTGGTCGCCTTCGTCGCCAATCGCGCACATCACGCCGACATCGGGGCGAGCGTGCCGGGGTCGATGCCGGTCTCGCGCACACTCGACGAGGAGGGTCTGATCATCCCGCCCTGCCGGTTGGTCGCGCAAGGCGAGATCGACCGGTCGCTGCTGACAGGGATCCTCGGTGCGACGCGCAACCCGGACGATGCCGGCGGTGATTTCTTAGCCCAGATCGGAGCCAATCGCGCCGGGTTGGCTCGGCTGGGGGGCCTGATCGACGGCCTTGGTGTCTCGGCCTACGTCTCGGCGATCCGCGCACTCGACGACTACGCGGAGCGCCTCGCGCGCTCGGCGCTCGGCATGATCCCGCCGGGACGCTACGCCTTCGAAGACGTGATGGACGACGACGGCCAGGGGACCGAGGCGATCCCGATCCGGGTGGCCCTCGATGTGACGCCCGAGGGGATCCATGTCGATTTCGCCGGAACCGCAGGGCAAGTCGCGGGCAACATTAATTGCCCGCTCTCGGTCGCCGCGGCCGCCGTCTTCTACGCCTTTCGTTGCTTGATGCCACCGCAGACGCCTGCCTGCGGCGGGACCTTCCGCGCGATCGGCCTGACCGCACCGCTCGGCTGCTTGCTCAACGCGCAGCGCCCTGCAGCGGTGGCCGCGGGCAACGTCGAGACGAGCAGCCGTGTCGTGGATGTCGTGCTGGGCGCGCTCGCCCGAGCAATCCCGGATCGCATCCCGGCGGCCAGCCAAGGCAGCATGAACAACCTTGCGGTCGGCAGCACCGAGGCCGGTGCGGCCTGGGATTACTACGAGACCATCGGTGGCGGCATGGGCGCAGGTGCCAGCGGCGGCGGTTGGTCGGGGGTTCAGACCCACATGACCAACACCCTCAATACGCCGATCGAGGTGCTGGAGGCGCGCTACCCCTTGCGGGTGTCGCGGTATGCCCTGCGATCCGGCTCGGGTGGCCGCGGCGCACGCGCCGGCGGCGACGGACTGGTCCGTGAGCTGACCTTTCTCGCCCCGGCCGAGGTGACGCTTCTCACCGAGCGGCGCCGCGTCGCGCCTTGGGGCATCGCAGGCGGCGGTCCCGCGCGCGCCGGTCGGAATCAGCTCAATGGGAAAGAACTGCCGCCCAAGGTCAGTCTTCGTGTGGCGAGCGGGGATCGCCTCGCTGTGGAGACACCGGGCGGCGGCGGTTGGGGTCACGAGCCGGAGCCGGAAGGATAAGTCGCTGTTGATTTCCTTTGCGTCCGTCGCGCCTTTGCGGTTCAAATCCAGTATCAGAAAACGGGGTCACCGACGAGCGATCCCGACCTCATGGGAGCGGTCCGATGTGCGGTATCTGTGGTGAATTGAGGCTCGACGGCGCCCCGGCCGACCTGGAGACCATCCAGGCCATGATGGGCGAGCTGGTGCGGCGCGGCCCGGACCACGGCGGCAGCTACAGCGACGGGGCACTCGGGTTCGGCCATCGGCGGCTCTCGATCATCGATCTGTCGGTGCGTTCCAATCAGCCGATGGTCGACGCCGAGCTCGGACTCGCCCTGGTCTTCAACGGAACCATCTACAACTATCGGGCGCTGCGTCGCGAGTTGGAAGAGCGCGGCTACCGCTTCTTCTCCGAAGGTGACAGCGAGGTCATCCTCAAGGCCTGGCACGCTTGGGGAACCGACTGCTGCGCGCGCCTGCACGGCATGTTCGCCTTCGCCGTCTGGGACGCGAATCAGCAGGTGCTCTTTCTCGCGCGTGACCGCTTCGGGATCAAGCCGCTCTATTGGTCCGAACAGGGCGGAACGCTGCGTTTCGCCTCCAGTACGCAGGCACTCCTGGCCGGCGGCGGGGTGGATACGGCGATCGACCCGGTCGCACTGCATCATCTCTTCACCCTGCATGCCGTGGTCCCCGCGCCGCGCACCATCCTGCGCGGGGTGCGCAAGCTCACGCCCGGACACTGGCTGCGGTTCGACGCGCGTGGCCGCCGGACCGAAGGCACTTATTGGCGTCTGGATGCGACGCGCCCGGCGGAGCCCCGGAGCGATGCCGACTGGCTGGAGGCGATCCACGTCGCGCTGCGTCAGGCGGTCAAGGTCCGCAGCGAGGTCGCCGATGTGCCGGTCGGCGTCTTGCTTTCGGGTGGGCTGGATTCGAGCCTCCTCGTTGCCTTGCTCGCCGAGGCGGGCGTGTCCGACCTGCGGACCTTCTCGGTCGGCTTCGAAGACACGCCCGAAGAGGCCGGGAGCGAGTTCCAATACTCGGATCTCGTCGTCGAGCGTTACGGCACCCGGCATCATCGCTTCCTGGTCCCGAACGCCCAGGTCCTGCAGCGTCTGCCCGAGGCGATCGACGCCATGACCGAGCCCATGTTCGGCCAGGACGCCGTGGCCTTCTATCTCCTGGCCGAGCAGGTCTCGCGCGAAGTCAAGGTCGTACAGTCCGGACAGGGCGCGGACGAGGTCTTCGGCGGCTATTTCTGGTATCCGCGCATCGCGGCCGAGCGCGAGGGCTCGGCGGTCGAACGCTTCGCCAAACACTACTTCGACCGCGATCACGACGAATACCTGCGCATGGTCACCGACACCTACGCCGGCGAGGACCACACCTCGGCGCTGATCGCCGAGCGCCTGGCCGAGCCCGACGCGGACGAGCTGTTGGATGCGGTCCTGCGTCTGGACGCAACGACCCTGATCGTCGACGACCCGGTCAAACGAGTCGACAACATGACGATGGCCTGGGGTCTGGAGGCACGGGTGCCCTTTCTGGATCATCACCTCGTCGAGCTCGCCGCACGCTGCCCGCCCGAGCTCAAGCTTCGCGAGGGCGGAAAATATCCACTCAAGGCGATGGCGCGCGGCCTCCTCCCGGATGCCGTCATCGACCGTCCCAAGGGCTATTTCCCGATGCCGGCGCTCAAATACGTCCGCGGCCCCTTTCTGGAACTGATGCGCGACGTCCTCGCATCACGGGTCAGCCGAGAGCGCGGTCTCTACCGGAAAACCTATCTGGACCAGCTACTCGCTGCACCGGACATGCACCACACCCGCATCCAGGGCAACAAACTCTGGCACCTCGCCTTACTGGAGCTTTGGCTGCAGCGCAACGTCGATCCACTCGGGTGAGCGCGCGGCCACCCGGGGAAACGCAAGCGCCCAAGCGGGATGGATCACCACTCCCCTTTCGGGGTAGCTTGAAAAGCCCCTCACCGTCCCGACCCTTGTCAGATGGGTCCCCACACGAGATAGAGGTCAGCGATGGATGTTTTGGAGCGAATCGGCGAACAGGTGAAGACGAATCCGGTCGTCATCTACATGAAAGGCACGCCGCAATTTCCCCAGTGCGGTTTTTCGATGAGGGCGTCAGCCGCTTTGCAGGAGTGCGGTGTTCCCTTTGCCTACGTAAACGTGCTGCAGGACCCGGAAATCTTCGAGAATCTTCCGCGTTATGCAGATTGGCCGACCTTCCCCCAGGTCTATATCGACGGAGAACTGGTCGGCGGATGCGATATCACGCTGGAGCTTCACGCCAGTGGCCAGCTCAAGAGCATGATGGAAGAGGCGGCCTCCAAGCACGCCTGAGCCGTCACATGCGGGGATCGGCCAAGCCGCGCCACCCGATTGCACGCGCCCGGCTTCAGGTCGGCTCCTTGTCCTCCCAAACCCGCACCGGGTCGAGCTCACGCCACCGATTCACCACGGCGCAAAAAAGACGCGCGGTCTGCTCGGCGTCGTAGATCGCCGAGTGGGCCTCGCTGCTCTGCCAACCGAGACCCGCCTCCTTTGCCGCACGCGCCAGCACGGTTTGACCAAACATCAGGCCGGCCAAGGTCACCGTGTCGAAGACACTGAAGGCGTGGAACGGGTTACGCTTGAATCCGGTCCGCTCGACGGCGGCTTTGACGAACCCGAGGTCGAAATGGGCGTTGTGCCCGACCAAGATCGCCCGATTGCACCCGGTGGATTTGACTGCTTTGCGGATCGGCGTGAGGATGCGGGTCAAGGCGTCCCATTCCGAAATCGCGTCCCGGAAGGGGTGGTCGGGATCGATCCGATTGAAGGCCAGCGCGCTCGGATCGATCTCCGAGCCGACGAAGGGCAGCACGTGACAGGCGATGGGCGCGGCCGGCTCGAGTCGCCCGTCGGGCAGCATTCGGATAATAATAGCGGCGATCTCCAGCAGGGCATGCCGCTGAGCGTCGAAGCCGGCTGTTTCGACATCGACCACCACCGGCAGAAAGCCCCGAAAGCGCGCGGCGATCCCTTCTCTCATTCTGGGTTCTTGATTCATGGCGACAGCATAAGTGGCGCGCGGATGATTGCCAAACACAGTGATTGTGCCGGCGCGTCGCCTCGGTCGGGCTTGTTTGTTTGCCGCGGCCGCAGCGGGTCCTCCGCGGCGTTCGAGGCCGGTCATGCAGCCAGACGCACGCGACGGCGCGTGCAATGATCGCCCGACTCCTTCTCGCCGCATGGCTAGCGGCCGGCAGCACATGCGCTTGGGCCGATCAGCCGACGAACGCGGACGACACCGCCGAGTCTGCCGGACACGCCGCGACCCGTGGAATCCTCTTCGAGATCCACTCCCCATCAGGCGCCCCACCGAGCTTTCTCTTCGGTACGATCCATAGCGAGGACGTGCGGGTCGTGGAGCTTCCGGCGCCCGTGCGCGAGGCCTTCGATAGGAGCCCGAGTGTCGCCCTCGAGGTGGTCCCGGATGCCTCCGCCATCATCCGAGCGATGGTCACCATGGCTTACACCGACGGACGACTTCTGCGCGACGTTCTCCCCGCGGACCTCTACCAGGAGACCGCCGCAGCGCTTGGCGGCATCGGGATGCCGGAGGAGGCCTTCAAGGACCTCAAGCCCTGGGCTGTCGCGACACTGCTGAGCAGCCCGCCCTCCGAGACAGGCGAGTTTCTGGATATGCTGCTGTTTCGTCGGGCGGTCGCAGACGGCAAACGGGTCGAGGGCCTCGAAACCATGACCGAGCAGCTCACCGTCTTCGATGCCCTCCCCGAGTCCGATCAGATCACGCTGCTGAGAGAGACGCTCGCGTCGCGAGACCAACTGCCGCGCATCTTCGAGGCACTGACCGCAGCCTACCTGAAACGCGATATCGACGAATTGCAGCGCCTGAGCGAACAGCACCTCGCGGACAGCGACCCTCGTCTCGCGGCACTCTTCCAGAGAGTGGTCATCGATTCGCGCAACCTCCGTATGGTCGAGCGCATGGCGCCCCTCCTCGACGAGGGCGGCTGGTTCATCGCGATCGGCGCCCTGCATCTCCCCGGCGATCAGGGGGTCGTCGCCCTGCTGCGACAGCGTAACCATCGCGTCACGGTCGCGTTCTGAAACGCCCATCGGGAACCGGCACACACTCGCTTGCGGCCGATGGAACGGGGCATACCGGTGCAAAGGACGTGGATCGAGCGAGGTACCGGCTGTGATAGCATTTGCCGAACATGTCGCGAGAGATCTGCAACGCATGAAGGACCGTGATTCGAGCGCCTATCGACAACTGACTGGGCTGGGTGTCTTGATCATCCTGCTGATCTGCACGGGCTGCACATCCTCGCCGAGCCGGATCTCGGAGCCACGCGACCCGCTCGAGCCGTTCAATCGGGCCGTCTTCCGTTTCAATACGGATTTCGACAACGCGTTCTTGAAGCCGATCGCCAAAGGCTATCAGGCCGTCACGCCGGATCCGGTCGAACGTGGCGTGACCAACTTCTTCGGCAACCTTTCCGACGTTACCTCGTTCGTCAACAATGTTCTCCAATTCAAGATGTCGCGTGCAGGCAGCGACGTCGGACGTCTCTTCATCAACTCCACGGTTGGCGTGCTGGGTTTCGTGGACGTCGCGACCAACGTGGGTTTACCGAGCTACAAGGAGGATTTCGGTCAGACACTCGGCTACTGGGGTCTGGATTCCGGCGCCTTCGTCATGGTGCCCTTCTTGGGGCCGAACAGTGTCCGGGACATCTTCGGCGATGTCGGCGATATCTTCACCGACCCCTTGTTCAACCTCGAGCCCGTCTTCGATCTCCCCAGAGATCACGTGTATTGGGGCCTGATCGCACTCCGGGCGGTCGACCGTCGAGCGAGCTATCTGGCGACCAGCCAGATCCTCGAGGACGCGGCCATCGACCCCTACATCCTCCTGCGCGATGCCTATCTGCAGCGGCGCCACTATCGGGTGCACGACGGAAACCCGCCAAAGATCGAAGGTGAAGAGGACTTCTGGGACGAGGTGGAGTTCGACTAAACCGCGCCCGGCGCGCTGAGTGATGACTTCGGATGGGATCGGCCGCCTCTGACTTAACGATTGTTGGAGCGGGCGCGGTTTAGGCGCTCAAGGCACGACACGCCAAGCAACTGTTTCGGAGGCGCGCAGAGGCACGACCCGGCTGGATCCGAAGGAATAGGATGCCGGAACGGTCCAAGGCTCGCGGCTCAGACGAATGGTCTCGGCGTTGCGGGGCAGGCCGTAGAAATCCGCGCCATGGTGACTCGCGAATCCCTCCAGCCGCGCCAAGGCGCCGGCCTGCTCGAACACCTCGGCATAAAGCTCGATGGCGGCGTGTGCGCTGAAAGCCCCGGCACAACCGCAAGCGCTCTCCTTGCCCTCGATCGCATGCGGCGCGCTGTCGGTACCGAGGAAGAACCTCGGATGACCGCCCGTCGCGGCGGAGACCAGCGCGAGCCGATGGCGCTCGCGCTTGAGGATCGGCAGGCAATACAGGTGCGGACGAATCCCGCCGGCCAGCATGGCGTTGCGGTTGTAGAGCAGGTGATGCGGCGTGATGGTCGCTGCCAAATTCGGCGGTCCGTCGCGCACGAATGCGACCGCCTCGGCGGTCGTCACATGCTCGAAGACGATCTTGAGATCGGGAAATGCGCGGACGATCGGCTCCAAGCGCTCCTCGATAAAGCGCTGCTCGCGGTCGAAGATGTCGACCTGATCGTCCGTCACCTCGCCATGCACCAGGAGCGGCAGACCAACACGCTGCATCGCCTCAAAGACCGGATAGCGTCCGAGCAGATCCGTGACCCCGTTCTCCGAGTTGGTGGTCGCACCGGCAGGATAGAGCTTGCAGGCGAAGACCTGACCGCTCGCCTTGGCCGTGC
This region includes:
- a CDS encoding N-acetylglutaminylglutamine amidotransferase translates to MCGICGELRLDGAPADLETIQAMMGELVRRGPDHGGSYSDGALGFGHRRLSIIDLSVRSNQPMVDAELGLALVFNGTIYNYRALRRELEERGYRFFSEGDSEVILKAWHAWGTDCCARLHGMFAFAVWDANQQVLFLARDRFGIKPLYWSEQGGTLRFASSTQALLAGGGVDTAIDPVALHHLFTLHAVVPAPRTILRGVRKLTPGHWLRFDARGRRTEGTYWRLDATRPAEPRSDADWLEAIHVALRQAVKVRSEVADVPVGVLLSGGLDSSLLVALLAEAGVSDLRTFSVGFEDTPEEAGSEFQYSDLVVERYGTRHHRFLVPNAQVLQRLPEAIDAMTEPMFGQDAVAFYLLAEQVSREVKVVQSGQGADEVFGGYFWYPRIAAEREGSAVERFAKHYFDRDHDEYLRMVTDTYAGEDHTSALIAERLAEPDADELLDAVLRLDATTLIVDDPVKRVDNMTMAWGLEARVPFLDHHLVELAARCPPELKLREGGKYPLKAMARGLLPDAVIDRPKGYFPMPALKYVRGPFLELMRDVLASRVSRERGLYRKTYLDQLLAAPDMHHTRIQGNKLWHLALLELWLQRNVDPLG
- the grxD gene encoding Grx4 family monothiol glutaredoxin, translating into MDVLERIGEQVKTNPVVIYMKGTPQFPQCGFSMRASAALQECGVPFAYVNVLQDPEIFENLPRYADWPTFPQVYIDGELVGGCDITLELHASGQLKSMMEEAASKHA
- the rnt gene encoding ribonuclease T, translated to MREGIAARFRGFLPVVVDVETAGFDAQRHALLEIAAIIIRMLPDGRLEPAAPIACHVLPFVGSEIDPSALAFNRIDPDHPFRDAISEWDALTRILTPIRKAVKSTGCNRAILVGHNAHFDLGFVKAAVERTGFKRNPFHAFSVFDTVTLAGLMFGQTVLARAAKEAGLGWQSSEAHSAIYDAEQTARLFCAVVNRWRELDPVRVWEDKEPT
- a CDS encoding TraB/GumN family protein — protein: MIARLLLAAWLAAGSTCAWADQPTNADDTAESAGHAATRGILFEIHSPSGAPPSFLFGTIHSEDVRVVELPAPVREAFDRSPSVALEVVPDASAIIRAMVTMAYTDGRLLRDVLPADLYQETAAALGGIGMPEEAFKDLKPWAVATLLSSPPSETGEFLDMLLFRRAVADGKRVEGLETMTEQLTVFDALPESDQITLLRETLASRDQLPRIFEALTAAYLKRDIDELQRLSEQHLADSDPRLAALFQRVVIDSRNLRMVERMAPLLDEGGWFIAIGALHLPGDQGVVALLRQRNHRVTVAF
- a CDS encoding MlaA family lipoprotein, translating into MKDRDSSAYRQLTGLGVLIILLICTGCTSSPSRISEPRDPLEPFNRAVFRFNTDFDNAFLKPIAKGYQAVTPDPVERGVTNFFGNLSDVTSFVNNVLQFKMSRAGSDVGRLFINSTVGVLGFVDVATNVGLPSYKEDFGQTLGYWGLDSGAFVMVPFLGPNSVRDIFGDVGDIFTDPLFNLEPVFDLPRDHVYWGLIALRAVDRRASYLATSQILEDAAIDPYILLRDAYLQRRHYRVHDGNPPKIEGEEDFWDEVEFD
- the pyrC gene encoding dihydroorotase, yielding MTEVTELCITRPDDWHLHLRDGDVLADALAHTARCFGRAIVMPNLKPPVVDTARALAYRARILDARPPGSDFQPLMTLYLTDETSPAEIGTAKASGQVFACKLYPAGATTNSENGVTDLLGRYPVFEAMQRVGLPLLVHGEVTDDQVDIFDREQRFIEERLEPIVRAFPDLKIVFEHVTTAEAVAFVRDGPPNLAATITPHHLLYNRNAMLAGGIRPHLYCLPILKRERHRLALVSAATGGHPRFFLGTDSAPHAIEGKESACGCAGAFSAHAAIELYAEVFEQAGALARLEGFASHHGADFYGLPRNAETIRLSREPWTVPASYSFGSSRVVPLRASETVAWRVVP